In Calditrichota bacterium, the sequence CTCCATCGAGCAGCGCCGGGCAACGATTTTGCGGGTCATGCATTCCATTGTTGAACATCAACGGGATTTCTTCGAAAAGGGTCCGGGAAATCTGAAGCCCATGATCCTGAAAGATATTGCCGAGGATGTGGGAATGGATATCTCGACCATCAGCCGGGTGACCAACGGGAAATATGTTCAAACGGATTTCGGTGTGTTTGAGCTGAAGTCGTTTTTCAGCGAGAAAATGCGGAAGTCCAGCGGGGAAGAAATCTCGAATCGGGTCATTAAGGATCGCATTCGGGAGATTATTGAAAACGAAAATCACAAAAAGCCGTTTAATGATGATAAAATTGTCGAAATTTTAAAAAGCGAAGGAATCCCGATTGCGCGGCGTACCGTAGCCAAGTACCGCGAACAAATGGGAATTCCCGTAGCCCGGCTCAGACGGCAAATCTAAAATTTTGAAATGAAAGGATAACTCATTGGAACAGCTCTACGCAACAACAATTTTAGGCATTCGAACAGATAAAGGCGTGGCTATTGGCGGGGACGGGCAGGTTACGTTTGGAAACACCGTGATGAAGGCAACGGCCCGAAAGGTACGAAAAATGTACAACGATACGATTCTGGCAGGGTTTGCCGGAGCGGCGGCGGACGCCTTTACGCTTTTTGAAAAATTTGAAGCCAGACTTTCGGAATATCGGGGAAACCTCTACCGGTCGGCGGTGGAATTAGCGAAGGAATGGCGAACGGATAAGTACCTGCGCCGTCTGGAGGCTATGCTGGCGGTTCTGGACAAGGAACATGCGCTCATTATTTCGGGAACGGGCGACGTGATTGAGCCCGACGACATGATTATTGCCATTGGCTCAGGCGGCCCGTATGCCCTGGCCGCGGCCCGCGCCTTGCGAAATCACACAAACTTAAATGCGGAAGAATTGGTACGCGAGGCCTTAACCCTTGCTTCTGAAATCTGCATTTACACCAACTCAAACATTGTGATCGAAACCCTTTAAAAAATTGAAGACAGGACAGTGACGATGAAAAAGGAAATGAAAGAATTAACCCCTCGAGAAATTGTAAATGAACTGGACAAATATATCATTGGGCAGGACAAAGCTAAGAAGTCGGTTGCTATTGCCTTGCGAAACCGCTGGCGCCGGCTGCAGGTAACGAATGAGCTTCGGGAAGAGATCATGCCGAACAACATTATTATGATCGGCCCGACCGGTGTCGGAAAAACAGAAATCGCCCGGCGTCTGGCGAAATTGGCCGGAGCTCCGTTTATTAAAGTGGAAGCCTCGAAATTTACGGAAGTGGGGTACGTGGGACGCGATGTGGAATCGATGATTCGCGATCTGGTCGATTTCGCCGTCAATATGGTAAAAGCCGAACGCACCGAAGAAGTCCAGCCAAAAGCCCGGCAAATTGCCGAGGAACGCCTGTTGGACCTCCTGTTACCGCCCATTCGCCGAAAACAGGAAGATCGGGAATTTGAAGTGGGGGAGGAAGTTGAAATTCAAGAAATGCGCGAAAAAAACCGGGAAAAACTGCGCAATCTCCTAAAAGAGGGAAAACTGAAGGACCGGGTTGTGGAACTGGAAATTCCAAAATCTCAAAACCCCATGATGCAGATTATCTCGCCCGTGGGCGTGGAGGAAATGGGATTTAATTTCCAGGATCTCCTGGGGGGAATGATGCCCAAAAAGGTCAAAAGGCGAAAAATGACCGTTGACGAAGCTGAAGAGTACCTCACGCAGGAAGAGGCCCAAAAGCTCATCGATATGGACGATGTGATTAAGCAGGCCATCGACCGGGTGGAAAATTCAGGAATCGTTTTCCTGGATGAGATTGATAAAATTGCGGGAGGAAAATCCTCCGCCGGCCCGGATGTGTCCAGAGAAGGCGTTCAGCGCGACCTGTTGCCGGTGGTGGAAGGCACCAACGTCATTACCAAATACGGAATGGTGAAAACGGATCACATCTTGTTTATTGCTTCCGGGGCGTTTCACGTGTCCAAGCCGTCTGACCTGATTCCGGAATTGCAGGGACGTTTTCCCATTCGTGTGGAGTTGGAAAGCCTGACGGAAGAGGATTTCGTGAGAATCCTGACGGAACCCCAGAATGCACTGATTAAACAGTACACGGCTCTGCTATCGACTGAGGGTGTTTCGCTGAGTTTTACGAAAGATGCCATTAAGGAGATTGCCCACATTGCATCGGAAGTAAATGACCGGACAGAAAATATCGGAGCCCGACGGCTTCATACCATTATGACCACATTGCTGGAAGACATTCT encodes:
- the hslV gene encoding ATP-dependent protease subunit HslV, whose protein sequence is MEQLYATTILGIRTDKGVAIGGDGQVTFGNTVMKATARKVRKMYNDTILAGFAGAAADAFTLFEKFEARLSEYRGNLYRSAVELAKEWRTDKYLRRLEAMLAVLDKEHALIISGTGDVIEPDDMIIAIGSGGPYALAAARALRNHTNLNAEELVREALTLASEICIYTNSNIVIETL
- the hslU gene encoding ATP-dependent protease ATPase subunit HslU; this translates as MKELTPREIVNELDKYIIGQDKAKKSVAIALRNRWRRLQVTNELREEIMPNNIIMIGPTGVGKTEIARRLAKLAGAPFIKVEASKFTEVGYVGRDVESMIRDLVDFAVNMVKAERTEEVQPKARQIAEERLLDLLLPPIRRKQEDREFEVGEEVEIQEMREKNREKLRNLLKEGKLKDRVVELEIPKSQNPMMQIISPVGVEEMGFNFQDLLGGMMPKKVKRRKMTVDEAEEYLTQEEAQKLIDMDDVIKQAIDRVENSGIVFLDEIDKIAGGKSSAGPDVSREGVQRDLLPVVEGTNVITKYGMVKTDHILFIASGAFHVSKPSDLIPELQGRFPIRVELESLTEEDFVRILTEPQNALIKQYTALLSTEGVSLSFTKDAIKEIAHIASEVNDRTENIGARRLHTIMTTLLEDILFNVPNVKEKEIKIDKKQVHATLDEIVENEDLSRYIL